From a single Streptomyces liliifuscus genomic region:
- the metH gene encoding methionine synthase, whose translation MASSPNPSLSSSSAYSRTRTDALREALATRVVVADGAMGTMLQAQDPTMEDFENLEGCNEILNLTRPDIVRSVHEEYFAVGVDCVETNTFGANHAALAEYDIAERVFELSESGARIAREVADEFTASTGQQRWVLGSMGPGTKLPTLGHAPYTLLRDAYQRNAEGMIAGGADALLVETTQDLLQTKASVIGARKALDTLGVDLPLIVSVTVETTGTMLLGSEIGAALTALEPLGIDMIGLNCATGPAEMSEHLRYLARHSRIPLSCMPNAGLPVLGKNGAHYPLTAPELADAQETFVREYGLSLIGGCCGTTPEHLRQVVERVRDLTPTARDPRPEPGAASLYQTVPFRQDTAYMAIGERTNANGSKKFREAMLDGRWDDCVEMARDQIREGAHMLDLCVDYVGRDGVADMEELAGRFATASTLPIVLDSTEVPVIRAGLEKLGGRAVINSVNYEDGDGPESRFAKVTGLAQEHGAALIALTIDEEGQARTVEHKVAIAERLIEDLTENWGIHESDILIDTLTFTICTGQEESRKDGISTIEAIRELKRRRPDVQTTLGLSNISFGLNPAARVLLNSVFLDECVKAGLDSAIVHASKILPIARFDDEQVSTALDLIYDRRAEGYDPLQKLMALFEGATTKSLKAGRAEELAALPLDERLKRRIIDGEKNGLEADLDEALQTRPALDIVNETLLDGMKVVGELFGSGQMQLPFVLQSAEVMKTAVAHLEPHMEKTDDEGKGTIVLATVRGDVHDIGKNLVDIILSNNGYNVVNLGIKQPVSAILEAAEEHRADVIGMSGLLVKSTVIMKENLEELNQRKMAADYPVILGGAALTRAYVEQDLHEIYEGEVRYARDAFEGLRLMDALIAVKRGVPGASLPELKQRRVRATPQTVVEERPEEGSVRSDVSIDNPVPEPPFWGTRVIKGIQLKEYSSWLDEGALFKGQWGLKQARKGDGPTYEELVETEGRPRLRGLLDQLQTGNLLEAAVVYGYFPCVSKDDDLILLDEQGNERTRFTFPRQRRGRRLCLADFFRPEESGETDVVGLQVVTVGSRIGEETAKLFEANAYRDYLELHGLSVQLAEALAEYWHARVRSELGFAGEDPADVEDMFALKYRGARFSLGYGACPDLEDRAKIARLLEPERIGVHLSEEFQLHPEQSTDAIVIHHPEAKYFNAR comes from the coding sequence ATGGCCTCGTCGCCTAACCCGTCCCTCTCGTCCTCCTCCGCCTACAGCAGGACCCGAACCGATGCCCTCCGCGAGGCGCTCGCCACCCGCGTGGTGGTGGCCGACGGTGCGATGGGCACGATGCTGCAGGCACAGGATCCGACGATGGAGGACTTCGAGAATCTCGAAGGCTGCAACGAGATCCTGAACCTCACGCGCCCGGACATCGTCCGATCCGTCCACGAGGAGTACTTCGCCGTCGGCGTCGACTGCGTGGAGACCAACACCTTCGGCGCCAACCACGCGGCCCTCGCCGAGTACGACATCGCCGAGCGCGTCTTCGAGCTCTCCGAGTCGGGTGCCCGCATCGCCCGCGAGGTCGCCGACGAGTTCACCGCCTCGACCGGGCAGCAGCGCTGGGTGCTCGGCTCCATGGGCCCCGGCACCAAGCTGCCGACCCTCGGCCACGCCCCGTACACCCTGCTGCGCGACGCCTACCAGCGGAACGCGGAGGGCATGATCGCCGGCGGCGCCGACGCGCTGCTCGTGGAGACCACCCAGGACCTGCTGCAGACCAAGGCGTCGGTCATCGGCGCCCGCAAGGCCCTGGACACCCTCGGCGTCGACCTGCCGCTGATCGTCTCGGTGACCGTCGAGACCACCGGCACCATGCTGCTCGGCTCGGAGATCGGCGCCGCGCTCACCGCGCTGGAGCCGCTCGGCATCGACATGATCGGCCTGAACTGCGCCACGGGCCCCGCCGAGATGAGCGAGCACCTGCGCTATCTGGCCCGCCACTCCCGCATCCCGCTGTCCTGCATGCCGAACGCGGGCCTCCCCGTCCTCGGCAAGAACGGCGCCCACTACCCGCTCACGGCACCCGAGCTGGCCGACGCCCAGGAGACCTTCGTACGCGAGTACGGCCTCTCCCTGATCGGCGGCTGCTGCGGCACGACCCCCGAGCACCTGCGCCAGGTCGTCGAGCGCGTCCGGGACCTGACGCCGACCGCGCGCGACCCGCGCCCCGAGCCCGGCGCCGCCTCGCTCTACCAGACCGTGCCGTTCCGCCAGGACACCGCGTACATGGCGATCGGCGAGCGGACGAACGCCAACGGCTCGAAGAAGTTCCGCGAGGCCATGCTGGACGGCCGCTGGGACGACTGTGTGGAGATGGCCCGCGACCAGATCCGCGAGGGCGCGCACATGCTCGACCTGTGCGTCGACTACGTGGGCCGCGACGGCGTCGCCGACATGGAGGAGCTGGCCGGCCGCTTCGCCACCGCCTCCACCCTGCCGATCGTGCTCGACTCCACCGAGGTCCCCGTCATCCGGGCCGGCCTGGAGAAGCTCGGCGGCCGCGCGGTCATCAACTCCGTCAACTACGAGGACGGCGACGGCCCCGAGTCGCGCTTCGCGAAGGTCACCGGGCTCGCGCAGGAGCACGGCGCCGCGCTGATCGCGCTGACCATCGACGAGGAGGGCCAGGCCCGCACCGTCGAGCACAAGGTCGCCATCGCCGAGCGCCTGATCGAGGACCTGACGGAGAACTGGGGCATCCACGAGTCGGACATCCTCATCGACACCCTGACCTTCACGATCTGCACCGGTCAGGAGGAGTCCCGCAAGGACGGCATCTCGACGATCGAGGCGATCCGCGAACTCAAGCGCCGCCGCCCGGACGTACAGACCACCCTCGGTCTGTCCAACATCTCCTTCGGCCTCAACCCGGCCGCCCGTGTCCTGCTCAACTCGGTCTTCCTCGACGAGTGCGTCAAGGCGGGCCTCGACTCGGCGATCGTGCACGCGTCGAAGATCCTGCCGATCGCCCGCTTCGACGACGAGCAGGTCAGCACGGCCCTCGACCTGATCTACGACCGTCGCGCCGAGGGTTACGACCCCCTCCAGAAGCTGATGGCGCTGTTCGAGGGCGCCACCACCAAGTCCCTGAAGGCGGGCCGGGCCGAGGAACTGGCCGCGCTGCCCCTGGACGAGCGGCTCAAGCGGCGCATCATCGACGGCGAGAAGAACGGACTGGAAGCCGATCTCGACGAGGCACTCCAGACCCGCCCCGCCCTCGACATCGTCAACGAGACGCTCCTCGACGGCATGAAGGTCGTCGGTGAGCTGTTCGGTTCCGGCCAGATGCAGCTGCCGTTCGTGCTCCAGTCGGCCGAGGTCATGAAGACCGCCGTGGCCCATCTCGAACCGCACATGGAGAAGACCGACGACGAGGGCAAGGGCACCATCGTGCTGGCCACCGTCCGCGGCGATGTCCACGACATCGGCAAGAACCTCGTCGACATCATCCTGTCCAACAACGGCTACAACGTCGTCAACCTCGGCATCAAGCAGCCCGTCTCCGCGATCCTGGAGGCCGCCGAGGAGCACCGCGCCGACGTCATCGGCATGTCGGGCCTGCTGGTCAAGTCCACGGTGATCATGAAGGAGAACCTGGAGGAGCTCAACCAGCGCAAGATGGCAGCCGACTACCCCGTGATCCTCGGCGGCGCGGCCCTCACCAGGGCGTACGTCGAGCAGGACCTGCACGAGATCTACGAGGGCGAAGTCCGCTACGCCCGGGACGCGTTCGAGGGCCTGCGCCTGATGGACGCGCTGATCGCGGTCAAGCGCGGTGTGCCCGGCGCGAGCCTGCCCGAGCTGAAGCAGCGCCGGGTCAGGGCCACCCCCCAGACGGTCGTCGAGGAGCGCCCCGAGGAGGGCTCGGTCCGCTCCGACGTGTCCATCGACAACCCGGTTCCCGAGCCGCCGTTCTGGGGCACCCGCGTCATCAAGGGCATCCAGCTCAAGGAGTACTCCTCCTGGCTCGACGAGGGCGCGCTCTTCAAGGGCCAGTGGGGCCTCAAGCAGGCGCGCAAGGGCGACGGGCCGACGTACGAGGAGCTGGTGGAGACCGAGGGCCGGCCGCGGCTGCGCGGTCTCCTCGACCAGCTGCAGACGGGGAACCTGCTGGAGGCGGCCGTCGTCTACGGCTACTTCCCGTGCGTGTCCAAGGACGACGACCTGATCCTCCTGGACGAGCAGGGCAACGAGCGCACCCGCTTCACCTTCCCGCGCCAGCGCCGTGGCCGCCGGCTCTGCCTGGCCGACTTCTTCCGGCCTGAGGAGTCCGGCGAGACGGACGTCGTCGGCCTCCAGGTCGTCACCGTCGGCTCCCGCATCGGCGAGGAGACTGCCAAGCTCTTCGAGGCGAACGCCTACCGCGACTACCTCGAACTGCACGGTCTGTCCGTGCAGTTGGCCGAGGCCCTCGCCGAGTACTGGCACGCGCGCGTGCGTTCCGAACTCGGCTTCGCGGGGGAGGACCCGGCCGACGTCGAGGACATGTTCGCGCTCAAGTACCGCGGCGCCCGCTTCTCCCTCGGCTACGGCGCCTGCCCCGATCTGGAGGACCGCGCCAAGATCGCCCGCCTCCTGGAGCCCGAGCGGATCGGCGTCCACCTCTCCGAGGAGTTCCAGCTCCACCCGGAACAGTCCACGGACGCGATCGTGATCCACCACCCGGAGGCGAAGTACTTCAACGCCAGGTAA
- a CDS encoding ABC transporter substrate-binding protein, translating to MNMRTKWPVLPVVAGLSAGLLTGCGSESGGSGGSDSDVVMGMTDDVLATDPASGYDPGSWLLFNNVFQSLLSFPKGGTEPEPEAARECGFTDTEARVYRCTLRDGLKFSNGDDLTSQDVKFSFDRMMKIDDGAGPAIMFPMLDKVEAPNDKTVVFRLKVSDATFPSKIASGAGSIVNRREYSADGLREDGKAVGSGPYKLESFGEDEAVFSVNENYKGNAETQNDGVTLKLFHGDQAGLKKAVLDGRVDVAYRGLAAEDIAEIEADTTGSQEIDVVEGSSAEVQHLVFNMKDPVAGKQGVRKAIAHLLDRDALIKEVYENTATPLYSIIPAGITGHNTAFFDTYGARPSRAKAEAALLEDGITDKVKLTLWSTPTRYGPSTDQEFRAIAGQLNASGLFDATVKSVAYDKYEKDIEAGKYGVYVKGWVPDYPDPDNFTAPFFGEGNVLGNNYTNSTVTGRLIPETAAQSDRASTEPQYGELQDIVADQVPIIPVWQAKQYAVVRDSVYGLENCLDASTVFRFWEISKD from the coding sequence GTGAACATGCGCACCAAGTGGCCGGTCCTGCCCGTCGTGGCGGGACTGTCCGCCGGCCTGCTGACGGGATGCGGCTCGGAGTCGGGAGGCTCCGGGGGAAGTGACTCCGACGTCGTCATGGGAATGACGGACGACGTCCTGGCCACGGATCCCGCCTCCGGCTACGACCCCGGCTCCTGGCTCCTCTTCAACAACGTCTTCCAGTCCCTGCTCAGCTTCCCCAAGGGCGGCACCGAGCCGGAGCCGGAGGCCGCCAGAGAGTGCGGGTTCACGGACACCGAGGCCAGGGTCTACCGGTGCACCCTGCGCGACGGGCTGAAGTTCAGCAACGGTGACGACCTCACCTCGCAGGACGTCAAGTTCTCCTTCGACCGCATGATGAAGATCGACGACGGCGCCGGGCCCGCGATCATGTTCCCCATGCTGGACAAGGTGGAGGCGCCGAACGACAAGACGGTCGTCTTCAGGCTCAAGGTCTCCGACGCCACCTTCCCGAGCAAGATCGCCTCCGGTGCCGGTTCGATCGTCAACCGCCGGGAGTACTCGGCGGACGGGCTGCGCGAGGACGGCAAGGCCGTCGGCTCGGGCCCGTACAAGCTGGAGTCGTTCGGCGAGGACGAGGCCGTCTTCTCGGTGAACGAGAACTACAAGGGCAACGCCGAGACACAGAACGACGGCGTGACCCTCAAGCTGTTCCACGGCGACCAGGCCGGCCTGAAGAAAGCCGTCCTCGACGGCCGGGTCGACGTCGCCTACCGAGGTCTCGCCGCCGAGGACATCGCGGAGATCGAGGCGGACACCACCGGCAGCCAGGAGATCGACGTCGTCGAGGGCTCCAGCGCCGAGGTGCAGCACCTGGTCTTCAACATGAAGGACCCGGTGGCGGGCAAGCAGGGCGTCCGCAAGGCCATCGCCCATCTGCTCGACCGCGACGCCCTCATCAAAGAGGTCTACGAGAACACGGCGACCCCGCTGTACTCGATCATCCCGGCCGGCATCACGGGCCACAACACGGCCTTCTTCGACACCTACGGCGCCCGCCCCTCGCGCGCCAAGGCCGAGGCCGCGCTGCTGGAGGACGGCATCACCGACAAGGTGAAGCTGACCCTCTGGTCGACGCCGACCCGCTACGGCCCCTCCACCGACCAGGAGTTCAGGGCGATCGCGGGGCAGCTCAACGCGAGCGGCCTGTTCGACGCGACCGTGAAGTCCGTCGCGTACGACAAGTACGAGAAGGACATCGAGGCGGGCAAGTACGGCGTGTACGTGAAGGGCTGGGTGCCGGACTACCCGGACCCGGACAACTTCACGGCCCCGTTCTTCGGCGAGGGCAACGTGCTGGGCAACAACTACACGAACAGCACGGTCACCGGGCGGCTCATCCCCGAGACCGCCGCCCAGAGCGACCGCGCCTCGACCGAGCCGCAGTACGGCGAGCTCCAGGACATCGTCGCCGACCAGGTCCCGATCATCCCGGTCTGGCAGGCCAAGCAGTACGCGGTCGTCCGCGACAGCGTGTACGGCCTGGAGAACTGCCTCGACGCGTCCACGGTGTTCCGCTTCTGGGAGATCAGCAAGGACTGA
- a CDS encoding RecB family exonuclease, translated as METSTDGVAQAGPQPEPTGTSAESADVPVQAPSAPAADPVVVAEPARVTVAVPPASLSPSRAGDFMQCPLLYRFRVIDKLPEKPSEAATRGTLVHAVLERLFDAPATERTAPRAKSLIPGQWDRLREAKPELAELFADADEKAAGERLARWLTEAEQLVERWFTLEDPTRLEPAERELFVEAQLDSGLKLRGIIDRVDVTPSGDVRIVDYKTGKAPRPEYAEGALFQMKFYALVVWRLKQVVPRRLQLVYLGSGDVLTYDPVPADLERVERKLHALWEAIRLATETGDWRPRPTKLCGWCDHQAVCPEFGGTPPPYPLPVRRAVPAPDEDRGAAPGPAPGSP; from the coding sequence ATGGAAACCAGCACTGACGGCGTGGCTCAGGCAGGCCCGCAACCCGAGCCGACGGGCACCTCGGCCGAGTCCGCGGACGTGCCGGTCCAAGCCCCGTCCGCCCCCGCGGCCGACCCGGTCGTGGTCGCCGAGCCCGCCCGCGTCACCGTCGCCGTGCCGCCGGCCTCGTTGTCGCCCTCCCGGGCCGGGGACTTCATGCAGTGCCCGTTGCTGTACCGCTTCCGGGTGATCGACAAGCTGCCCGAGAAGCCGAGCGAGGCGGCCACCCGGGGCACGCTGGTGCACGCGGTGCTGGAGCGGCTCTTCGACGCGCCGGCCACCGAGCGGACCGCGCCGCGCGCGAAGTCGCTGATCCCCGGCCAGTGGGACCGGCTGCGCGAGGCGAAGCCGGAGCTCGCCGAGCTGTTCGCGGACGCCGACGAGAAGGCGGCGGGCGAGCGGCTGGCCCGCTGGCTGACCGAGGCGGAGCAGCTGGTGGAGCGCTGGTTCACCCTGGAGGACCCGACGCGTCTCGAACCGGCCGAGCGCGAACTGTTCGTGGAGGCCCAGCTGGACTCGGGCCTGAAGCTGCGCGGCATCATCGACCGTGTCGACGTGACCCCGTCCGGCGATGTGAGGATCGTCGACTACAAGACGGGCAAGGCCCCGCGCCCGGAGTACGCGGAGGGCGCCCTGTTCCAGATGAAGTTCTACGCCCTCGTGGTCTGGCGGCTGAAGCAGGTCGTCCCGCGCCGCCTCCAGCTCGTCTATCTGGGCAGCGGTGACGTCCTGACGTACGACCCGGTCCCCGCCGACCTGGAGCGCGTCGAGCGGAAGCTGCACGCGCTGTGGGAGGCGATCCGGCTGGCCACGGAGACCGGTGACTGGCGGCCGCGCCCCACCAAGCTCTGCGGCTGGTGCGACCACCAGGCCGTGTGTCCGGAGTTCGGCGGCACTCCCCCGCCGTATCCGCTGCCGGTGCGCCGGGCGGTGCCGGCCCCGGACGAGGACCGGGGAGCCGCTCCTGGGCCGGCACCCGGCTCCCCGTGA
- a CDS encoding ABC transporter substrate-binding protein — protein sequence MNRKTLVLPAVIGLLAPVLAACGGSDSGDNGGDAIVVGTTDRFTASKEDPAPLDPASAYDVGTWNILRQTVQTLMVMPNGGGDPAPEAAEECGFTDSGNERYACTLRKDLKFSNGEPITAEDVKFSIDRAMQIKADSGVFALLSTIDTVETKGDREVIFHLNSADATFPFKLSTPVAGIVNPDDYDKNKLRDGFEVNGSGAYTLKAEVKDDVIVKAVFTKNPNYQGTSELKNDKVELRSFESADAMGTALDKGDIDMMTRTMSPAQIKKLQNDKGTDVDLIEQPGLEIRYLGFNTNDPSVKTKAVRQAMAQVINRGELTSQVYGSGADPLYSMVPATVTGHANSFFNKYGDPSIPKAKDLLAAANITTPVKLTLHYTDDHYGPATKDEFELLQKQLNDSGLFKVSIKGENWSTFRPNEQKGDYEVYGMGWFPDFPDADNYLAPFLDKDNTIGSPYANPEIRTKLIPESRREADRLSASKSIEEIQSIVADDVPVLPLWQGKQYIATRDDITGAEYALNSSATLQLWELGRGVGG from the coding sequence ATGAACCGTAAGACTTTGGTGCTGCCGGCCGTGATCGGTCTGCTCGCCCCGGTCCTCGCCGCGTGCGGCGGTTCCGACAGCGGGGACAACGGCGGCGACGCCATCGTCGTCGGCACTACCGACCGGTTCACCGCCTCGAAGGAGGACCCGGCGCCGCTCGACCCGGCCTCCGCGTACGACGTGGGCACCTGGAACATCCTCCGCCAGACCGTCCAGACACTGATGGTCATGCCCAACGGCGGCGGCGACCCGGCTCCGGAGGCGGCCGAGGAGTGCGGCTTCACCGACTCGGGCAACGAGCGGTACGCCTGCACCCTGCGCAAGGACCTCAAGTTCTCCAACGGTGAACCGATCACCGCCGAGGACGTGAAGTTCTCCATCGACCGCGCGATGCAGATCAAGGCGGACAGCGGTGTGTTCGCCCTGCTGTCCACCATCGACACCGTCGAGACCAAGGGCGACCGAGAGGTGATCTTCCACCTCAACAGCGCGGACGCCACCTTCCCGTTCAAGCTGTCCACGCCGGTCGCGGGCATCGTCAACCCCGACGACTACGACAAGAACAAGCTGCGGGACGGCTTCGAGGTGAACGGCTCCGGGGCGTACACCCTCAAGGCCGAGGTCAAGGACGACGTGATCGTCAAGGCCGTCTTCACCAAGAACCCCAACTACCAGGGGACTTCGGAGCTGAAGAACGACAAGGTCGAGCTGCGCTCCTTCGAGAGCGCCGACGCCATGGGCACCGCGCTCGACAAGGGCGACATCGACATGATGACCCGCACCATGTCGCCCGCGCAGATCAAGAAGCTCCAGAACGACAAGGGCACCGACGTCGACCTGATCGAGCAGCCCGGCCTGGAGATCCGCTACCTCGGCTTCAACACCAACGACCCGTCGGTGAAGACGAAGGCGGTCCGTCAGGCGATGGCCCAGGTCATCAACCGCGGCGAGCTCACCTCGCAGGTGTACGGCTCCGGCGCCGACCCGCTGTACTCGATGGTCCCGGCCACCGTCACCGGTCACGCCAACTCGTTCTTCAACAAGTACGGCGACCCGAGCATCCCCAAGGCCAAGGACCTGCTGGCCGCGGCGAACATCACCACACCGGTGAAGCTGACGCTGCACTACACGGACGACCACTACGGACCGGCCACCAAGGACGAGTTCGAGCTGCTGCAGAAGCAGCTGAACGACAGTGGCCTGTTCAAGGTGAGCATCAAGGGCGAGAACTGGTCGACCTTCCGCCCGAACGAGCAGAAGGGCGACTACGAGGTCTACGGCATGGGCTGGTTCCCGGACTTCCCCGACGCCGACAACTACCTCGCGCCGTTCCTCGACAAGGACAACACCATCGGCTCGCCGTACGCGAACCCGGAGATCCGCACCAAGCTGATCCCCGAGTCCCGCCGCGAGGCCGACCGGCTCAGCGCCTCGAAGAGCATCGAGGAGATCCAGAGCATCGTCGCCGACGACGTCCCGGTTCTGCCGCTGTGGCAGGGCAAGCAGTACATCGCCACCCGGGACGACATCACCGGCGCCGAGTACGCGCTCAACTCCTCGGCGACGCTTCAGCTGTGGGAGCTCGGCCGCGGCGTCGGCGGCTGA
- a CDS encoding HAD family hydrolase produces the protein MTSTVPALGTQTAEGSALQAVLLDMDGTLVDTEGFWWDAEVEVFASLGHTLDDSWRHVVVGGPMTRSAGFLIEATGADVTLAELTVLLNDGFEDRIGRALPLMPGAARLLAELAAHRIPTALVSASHRRIIDRVVTSLGPQNFALTIAGDEVERTKPFPDPYLLAAAGLGADPARCAVIEDTATGVAAAEAAGCHVVAVPSVAPIAPAVRRTVVPSLEQVDLSFLRGLMTEKR, from the coding sequence ATGACCAGTACGGTCCCCGCACTAGGTACCCAAACGGCCGAGGGCTCCGCCCTCCAGGCCGTACTCCTGGACATGGACGGCACCCTGGTGGACACCGAGGGCTTCTGGTGGGACGCCGAGGTGGAGGTGTTCGCCAGCCTCGGCCACACCCTCGACGACTCCTGGCGCCACGTGGTCGTCGGCGGCCCCATGACCCGCAGCGCGGGCTTCCTCATCGAGGCCACCGGCGCGGACGTCACCCTCGCCGAGCTCACGGTGCTGCTGAACGACGGGTTCGAGGACCGGATCGGCCGCGCCCTGCCGCTGATGCCGGGCGCCGCGAGGCTCCTCGCCGAGCTGGCCGCGCACCGGATCCCCACGGCCCTGGTCTCCGCCTCGCACCGGCGCATCATCGACCGCGTCGTGACCTCGCTGGGCCCTCAGAACTTCGCCCTGACGATCGCGGGCGACGAGGTCGAGCGCACCAAGCCGTTCCCCGACCCTTATCTGCTGGCGGCCGCCGGTCTGGGCGCGGATCCGGCCAGATGCGCGGTCATCGAGGACACGGCGACGGGCGTCGCCGCGGCCGAGGCGGCGGGCTGCCACGTCGTCGCCGTACCGTCCGTCGCGCCCATCGCTCCGGCGGTCCGGCGTACCGTTGTTCCGTCCCTCGAACAGGTTGACCTGTCTTTTCTACGGGGTCTGATGACGGAAAAGCGCTAA
- a CDS encoding response regulator, producing the protein MAIRVLLVDDQPLLRTGFRMILEAEQDIAVVGEAGDGLQALDQVRALQPDVVLMDIRMPRMDGVEATRQITGPGRDGPAKVLVLTTFDLDEYVVEALRAGASGFLLKDAPANELVQAIRVVASGEAMLAPSITRRLLDKYASHLPSGDEPVPDTLHTLTEREVEVLKLVARGLSNAEIAADLFVSETTVKTHVGHVLTKLGLRDRVQAAVYAYESGLVRPGAQ; encoded by the coding sequence GTGGCCATCCGCGTCCTATTGGTCGACGACCAGCCGCTGCTGCGTACCGGCTTCCGGATGATCCTGGAGGCCGAGCAGGACATCGCGGTCGTCGGCGAGGCCGGTGACGGTCTCCAGGCACTGGATCAGGTACGGGCCCTGCAGCCCGATGTGGTTCTGATGGACATCCGTATGCCGCGGATGGACGGGGTCGAGGCGACCCGTCAGATCACCGGCCCCGGTCGGGACGGTCCGGCGAAGGTGCTGGTCCTGACGACCTTCGACCTCGACGAGTACGTGGTGGAGGCACTGCGCGCCGGCGCCAGCGGCTTCCTCCTGAAGGACGCCCCCGCCAACGAACTGGTGCAGGCGATCCGGGTGGTGGCCTCCGGTGAGGCCATGCTCGCGCCCAGCATCACCCGTCGGCTCCTCGACAAGTACGCGAGCCATCTGCCCTCGGGCGACGAGCCGGTGCCGGACACTCTGCACACGCTCACCGAGCGCGAGGTAGAGGTGCTGAAGCTGGTGGCCCGCGGTCTGTCGAACGCGGAGATCGCCGCCGATCTGTTCGTCAGCGAGACGACGGTGAAGACGCACGTGGGCCACGTCCTCACCAAGCTGGGGCTGCGCGACCGCGTGCAGGCCGCGGTGTACGCGTACGAGAGCGGTCTGGTGCGCCCCGGCGCGCAGTGA
- a CDS encoding site-2 protease family protein, whose amino-acid sequence MDESGGSGQPRSGTDEADERRTGRPSPGDPATSTARPHSDEEPHDTDAQAKPRPEADTTAAADAQQPDQNQGTPEDPANDRAAGAAGAAGAAGAAGAAGAAGAAGAAGAAGAAGAAGDGEARADVPSADLRKAPTPPAASPPTSPAAPDPRTDDPTPGQPHDAHRSEAHTPPAKSKSGRKRGSSSRRGKDPGGGLLMGRPFGVPVYVAPSWFLVAALITWVFGGQLDRVLPELGMARYLVSLFFAVAFYASVLVHELAHTVAALRFKLPVRRIQLQFFGGVSEIEKESETPGREFVLAFVGPLLSLILGGLFYLALQAVEPGTVPGVLLAGLMISNLIVAAFNLLPGLPLDGGRMLRAVVWKITGKPMSGTIAAAWVGRALAISVLVGLPLLTQSGALGADAEDIGGMDTVMDALLAAILAAIIWTGAGNSLRMARLREHLPELRARALTRRAVPVETNTPLSEALRRANDAGARALVVVDPDGEPLSLVREAAIVGVPEHRRPWVAVSGLAQDLTDGMRVSAELAGEELLDALRAAPATEYLVVEDSGEIYGVLSAADVERAFVKAMARPN is encoded by the coding sequence GTGGACGAGAGCGGCGGGAGCGGGCAGCCGCGATCCGGCACGGACGAGGCGGACGAGCGCCGCACGGGTCGGCCGAGCCCCGGCGATCCGGCCACCTCGACGGCCCGGCCGCACTCCGACGAGGAGCCGCACGACACCGACGCCCAGGCGAAACCCCGGCCGGAGGCAGACACGACAGCGGCAGCGGATGCGCAGCAGCCGGACCAGAACCAGGGAACCCCGGAGGACCCGGCGAACGACCGGGCCGCTGGAGCCGCTGGAGCCGCTGGAGCCGCTGGAGCCGCTGGAGCCGCTGGAGCCGCTGGAGCCGCTGGAGCCGCTGGAGCCGCTGGAGCCGCTGGAGCCGCTGGAGACGGAGAAGCGCGGGCGGATGTGCCGTCGGCCGATCTGCGGAAGGCGCCCACTCCACCGGCCGCCTCACCGCCCACTTCACCGGCCGCCCCTGACCCCCGCACCGACGACCCCACGCCCGGGCAGCCCCACGACGCCCACCGTTCCGAGGCGCACACCCCGCCTGCCAAATCCAAGTCAGGGCGGAAGCGGGGCTCGTCCTCCCGGCGTGGCAAGGATCCGGGCGGCGGTCTGCTGATGGGACGCCCCTTCGGCGTCCCCGTGTACGTGGCGCCCAGCTGGTTCCTCGTCGCCGCGCTCATCACCTGGGTCTTCGGCGGCCAGCTCGACCGGGTTCTGCCCGAACTCGGCATGGCCCGCTACCTCGTCTCGCTCTTCTTCGCGGTCGCCTTCTACGCCTCCGTACTCGTCCACGAACTGGCCCACACGGTGGCCGCCCTGCGCTTCAAACTGCCGGTGCGCCGCATTCAGCTGCAGTTCTTCGGTGGCGTCTCGGAGATCGAGAAGGAGTCCGAGACCCCTGGCCGCGAGTTCGTCCTCGCCTTCGTCGGCCCCCTGCTCTCGCTGATCCTCGGCGGCCTCTTCTACCTCGCCCTGCAGGCAGTCGAGCCGGGCACGGTCCCGGGCGTCCTGCTGGCCGGCCTGATGATTTCGAACCTGATCGTCGCCGCGTTCAACCTGCTCCCCGGCCTGCCCCTGGACGGCGGCCGGATGCTCAGGGCCGTCGTCTGGAAGATCACCGGCAAGCCGATGAGCGGCACGATCGCCGCCGCCTGGGTCGGCCGCGCGCTGGCGATCTCCGTACTCGTCGGACTGCCCCTGCTCACCCAGTCCGGGGCGCTCGGCGCCGACGCCGAGGACATCGGCGGCATGGACACCGTCATGGACGCCCTGCTCGCCGCGATCCTGGCCGCGATCATCTGGACCGGCGCCGGGAACAGCCTGCGCATGGCCCGTCTGCGCGAACACCTGCCCGAGCTCAGGGCTCGGGCCCTGACCCGCCGCGCGGTGCCCGTGGAGACCAACACCCCGCTCTCGGAGGCGCTGCGCCGGGCAAACGACGCCGGCGCGCGCGCCCTGGTCGTGGTCGACCCCGACGGCGAACCCCTCTCCCTGGTCCGCGAGGCCGCCATCGTCGGCGTACCGGAACACCGCCGCCCCTGGGTCGCCGTCAGCGGCCTAGCCCAGGACCTGACGGACGGCATGCGCGTCTCCGCCGAACTGGCCGGAGAGGAGCTCCTGGACGCCCTGCGAGCCGCCCCCGCGACCGAGTACCTGGTGGTGGAGGACTCCGGCGAGATCTACGGAGTCCTCTCGGCAGCAGACGTCGAGCGAGCCTTCGTCAAGGCAATGGCCCGCCCCAACTGA